tgccatagacctgctgcagggaggcatgaggactgcagatgtggccagagcaataactgcaatgtctgtaatgtaagacgcctatgacagtgctacagggagacaggaaggacagctgatcatccttgcagtggaaaatgacaTGTAACCATGTCAACCCCAGAGGTGATCAAGaaccttggtggaagagtggggtaactcACAGCAAgtactgacaaatctggtgcagtccatgaggatcaGGTGCACTGTAGTGCTTAAAGCAGTGGAGACCACCAGATACTGAccgttacttttaatattgaacccaacccccctccccccctttgtttattccatttctttttgtcaagtgtctgtgaaacttgttcattAGAGCAACATACATTTGtgtcatttatacaactgagcagttgagggctaagggctcaagggcccagaagtggcagcttggcagtgatgAGATTTGAACTTGTCataatgtcttaaccactgagccaccactgacTCTGAtggtgttgaatgtttttatgttaatacaaatatttacacatgttaagaaattttatgaaaataatagcagttgaatgtgagaggacgtttcttttttgttgAGTTTAGTTATGAACTCCACTTAAGCGTgtatcatgctttttcaaattGTGTCACTTTTCGTTAGAAAAGGTGCACATtttgaatgatttttaaaattaattcaaGGACTCACAAAAGCAACTACATTAACTTGTAACTACATAACTTGTAATTGTGAAATCATAACTTTTAAGGCTGAAGTCTAAATGGATCCCTTCCCACAGAGGTGCGCTAATAGGGTATAGAATAATTccatctacatttacatttacatttatatttattaatttagcagacgtgtttatccaaagcgacttacagatgaggaaatacaaacaaagcgatatgtcaagcagagaacaatacaagtagtgctaccatgcgaGATTTATaactgagttctagagaagcaaagtgtgcagagtagaggtgtaagagccagagtattttttttttttttttttttttaataaagtgggGTTGgaattttaggggttagttaatcTACACTCTACGTAGTGATTTATATAATCGTTAGGAAGACATTTGGGACTTTGCCTAAAAAGAGTCAAAATACTTCAAAAGTCTGTAGAGGGCCTGACATTgggcactattatacttccatagGGCACTCTTTAAGTTGTTGCAAGGTCttaaatataaaagtatatttttagCCCAAAACTCTATAAATGGATTTTGGATTGTTGGAACTATTGATCATACATACATCATATAAGCattgaaataatttttaaaatttgctAATTACTATACATCTGACAAaagttattattaaaattataacattgtaattattatatccatccatccattaatccatcttctataccgcttatccttccttcacggtcatggggaaacctggagcctatcccaggaagcatcgggcacaaggcggagtacaccctggacagggtgccaatgtaattattataaaataataataattaatatattaatttatactgtatatatctcaGTTACTTCCACTATGTCTGCAGCCTTTCCAGATCTTGTGGGTCTGAGAAGATCATGGAATAGGACAAATTTTACTAATGTTTCAAACTTTTACAGGTTTCAGTTTGGCAGTTCCTCTAGTCGATGTAAGTTTCTTACCCTCTCAATATCTATAACACTGGTGATAGAATGGTGATTGGCCTATTACCAGCTCAGCAACTTATATCAATTTAATTGTTAATTTTGAATTTGGAAATCTCACTTTGAGGCTAATGGTTGGTTCTATATTTGTGAGATAAGAGTAATTTTGGGACAGAGTCATGTAATCCGTGCACTTTTATCCAGTAGCCTCAGTCTATTTAACCTTTGAAGCTCATCTTACACTTCTGGCCTTTCCATCCCCTTAAAAGTCAAGGACATCAGAAGTACATTATATCAAATACAAGAGCATACTTTGAGTTGGCAGACTGCCATCAGTGATGTACTTGAGAGCAGGACAGCTCTTCATTAGCCTACCCCATGTTCAGTGAATCATAACAACATGAAAGTTAACAGACAGTGTGACATCAGTGTATGACGTTCATGTTAAGGTCTAAGAATCTGACATGATGTCCTGCTCTAATCTCAGCTTATACATCTTATGTGAGATGCATGACTGATACTATTATGGTTGTTTATCTCCTTTAAATTTGCCACTGGATTGTAGGTAATGTCTTACACTAGATAATGACTGTTTTGCAGTGTCATGTCTTTATAAATCAGATTCTCATCATCTCTCATTCAGATTCATTTATGAGTTGAAATACAGCTTTGAACAGAACAGATGTGTGCTATACCCTGTGTTAAATCTATTTCCTAGTTTTGTAGCAAGGCCTACTGTAGCCTGCTAGTTGAGTGGCTGTAAATTTGtgtagaataaaaaataaatcatgtatgCTGCTCCAGTTTTTAAGTCTGCCACTTTCCTTTAAACAAAAGTTTGCTGAAATTATAAGCATGTTCATTGAAACAATATAATAACAGTTCCACCATATATTTAACCTAAACATCATGGTGAAATTAttctcacaaacacacgcacttacacacacacgtacacacacacacacacacacacatacacacacacacacacacacaaataaacatattaTCTGTCATTTCCATAACTTTGATATTGTACAAATACTTTCAGGGAATGTATAGCTTAATCTCTGGAATTGAAGGATTTAAATGAAGGGAATGCATATTGAATTTTGAGACATGGGTTAACACAGATGATATCTGCATCAAATCCAACATGTGTCATTATGTGTATAAAATACTGTGAAATACTTAATTTTGATCAGTATGATAATATAAAGCATGTGAGTTGTGATGAAATTACCGTAGTACTCGAATATTTAAGTAATACTTCCAGCAATATCTTTTTCACAGTTATAGTCAGTATTGCTTCTTTCCCATATAAGCCATTACCAACTTTCACTTAGTGCATTAGCAATGGGAATGCATGGGAGTTTGTCTTGTGATTGGTTGGGGGGATTGAGGTCAAAGGTGAACCCACGTGCAGCCTAAGAAACAATGAGGCATTTCTGTGCCATATTCAGTGGGAATGAATTGTGCTCTATTTGCATGAGGCATAGTGCCCTTTCATTATTCGAATCAACGGAGCTGCACAATACTAAACACAGGGTGGAACCAACCTAACTACCCGTCTCACGCCACCCCAGATTAGCAGTGATCCATAATGTACTCGGACAGTGGCTGAGCTTTTCCACTACCTACGTCTGGATGGATGGGGAGACACAAATGTCATGGTCTAGGGGAACCACACACAGATGAAGAACATACCAACATGAGACCATTTAAATCTGCACATGACCTCCAAAAAAAAGCACTCCTgtctatgtacagtatatgtgatTGTCGTGGAGAGTGAATGCAAGAAATGAGAAGAAGAACTTGTTTAACCCCATACTTATGCATACGCTATATTGTGTGATACATTTCCCACTGTATCCCCACTCAGAATTATGTTGGCTTTTGGGGTTTTGgcagctttatttaaaaataaatcaaagggAGAAGTCCGTACTGGAATGTGGCTAGGAGAAAACTTGAGCAAACGAGAGCAATCCATGCACGCTTAGGcccagtcatccatccatccatacatgagtgtgtgtgtgtgtatatatatatatatatatatatatatgtatacacacacacactatataatatactatacactatatatatatatatatatatatatatatatatatatatatatatatatatatatatatacacacacacacacgcacatacatacatacatacaaacattacTGTGCAAAAGGCTTAGGGAACCCAATTTATTTTTGggacaaactttgttatagatttttattttacgaCTAAATTCCAAACAGTTTTCCAGcccaaaattaaatgttaaaagaaaaatgtttgtatgtcagtaaagaaagtagcATATTATATAAGAGAACACTTTTCAGACACAGACATattgaaggctgctgggttttgctacaaaaataagaagcaagtgcaacagacaaagtctccagaagaaccgtggttGATTCTGCAAGATGcgcaataaaacttacagctcatttccttataaaactgcacacattgtaCCATGGCTaccaattttgttttttttaaagctaagggtcatcacaacaaatattgacttagtttcatttattactatttactgcactttatagtgtatgtagaaacatttaatttaattatttttgaaggcatttttgctctacagcatttctttgcatgtgcttaagactttttcacagtactgtatataaacccTTAAGTCAAGGTCAGAAATACAAACATAAAAGATGTATGGGGTTCTTCCCAGGATTCGGCTTCATGTATACTTTTCAAAGGTTTAAATTTGAAGTAACTTCATTGCCCAGGTCTTCAGATGTGGTGTTACAAAGACTGAGTTACACGCCTGTGCTCTTCTCTTTTCCCTCCAACGGCTTGCATCCATCAGCTTTTATAGTCTCTTGGTCAGCCTTTGACCTGAAGACACATTTTCATGCATAAAATTGACATGCTGCGTACTCTACTTGTTAGTGCCATAATTTGTGAGTGACCTCTAATTCATTCCTTCTAGTcagattattacaaaaaaataatagtaatattacatGAAATGCTGTGAGTATATTTTGTAATCAGTGATTCAGCAGTGGTGGTCTGTGGTTGTCTATTTAAACAGATTGTTGCTGACACAGCTCTAAGGTTAATGGTCTGTACGATTTCATTAAAGAGGTGTGTGAGTCACAGTCATGTTGACGACTGTGTATTTGCTACTGTGACTTCACCACTTTTCAAGGTGGTGCTTCATGTTTACTTTTACTTGTTAATACATTTTGcaaatatgataaataaaagcacagtaTGAGATGCACAGAAGTGTTATAGTAATTAATACATCTTAtggcattttatttctttttttcccctcattaatgtatttgtttattgtaaaaagGTATGGATGCGTATCATGAAAATCATCTTTGCAAGTAAAAGACATAAAATATTTTAGGTTGTTATTAGGTAGAAATGTTAGCTTTCGTTCTTACAAAGGACAGGGTTATAGATGCAATTTTGATCTTGTTTAACTATTGCACTGtatacagcactttggtcaagagacaataaatacaatttactTACTTAGGTGCTGTAGAATAAACACATTAGGTTCAATTTTGTCCCATTTCTATTAAATCTATCACATCAGAGTTTTAgacagaaggtttttttttttttctaataaaataTCCTTCATATTAACcctatattcatattttgagtgTGTTTGGTTGATATCATTTTATTGTTGCAGGTTTTCTCATGCTctgacatttaatttatttcctCATCACTTTTATATTAAGAGCAAACTAGATAATCCTAGATATTTATGTGTTGCTAGCATTTCaataataacagtgtttacagatTTGTCAGCATAAAAGTTACTTTATATAATTTAGTCACTGATATTTCTGGCTGTATAACAGTGAAACATATGGATTTTGTTATATATGGGGGTATTATCTCATTACCTCACAAGTTAGTCAACAAGTCTTTGTTAAGTAACTACTAATTACACAATAACCTTGGGTTTAAATTCACCTCACAACAAGCAATATAGTAAAAATATCCTTACGTTACCTATTCTTTAAAAAGCACCAAATGAGTGTGATGATGAACAGGATGCCCAACCCAGAGGCCACTACTAAAGAGATCAGAGCGCCTGTAAGAGTACCAattgtgagtgtatatatacagggtTCTGAGACACAATATGACATGAGAGTGAGATGTGTTTAAGTGTGCATCAATGGTTAATGGTTACAGAATAATGCATCTAAAGGCGTTTTATGGAAAATACACAGAGGTTGCTGGTCAGATTTTTTCTGCCTCACTTGTAAGTGAATTTGGATAAAAGTATCTGGTGAATGGTAATTTAGAACAGAGTGGTTTAATCATCTGATACATAGCTTAGTAAAAACATTAGAGATATTTTGCCCACACAAATTCATCACCATGATGTTATTACCAGTTATTAGTATATGTttaaaagacaatatgtttaaaatgtagtGTTCAGTCACCCAATactatgtaaaaataaattaataaatatattttagacaattaaatattcaaagaAACAGTGGTGTCTGAACCTcattcagtctgtacaggaggtttttttgtgatgGCAAAAAATGCTCGAGTTTGTGGTGGCTGTTTTtttggaaaactacttgaattggcaaaattgcacagtctttcacagtgaaagaccttttagctgtcctcatgttcgacacatgtTAATCGAAGGGGACTTTGGCTGAAAGCAcgttgcgatgacgtcacatgatgcatcttggcccaaatctgctgaaaatctgtgctaattttgaaaaatttaaaGTTCCCCCAAATATTGCAGCATTTGTTGGATTATGTGTTcttttctgcgatcgcaaaatcctggagggactacTCATCGTAATGCACACAGTACATTAATGTAACCAATATTTCTGCAACAAATATTGTACACTTTTCataaaagtgaataaaatacaattttctgtactgtgtgaggatgtttgttttttttagttctgaTTGCATTCTGTGGAACCTTTTTGCTTAGGAGTGTAGTTTAGTTCTTCACACGTGTCTATTTTAAAGCCTGTTATAAGCCTACAGATAGAACAGACAGAACAGTTAGCTCTTAATTATACACTGGAGTAATATGCCATGAAAGATCAAATTAGGCCCCAAGGAGGAAAATAATGACAGGTATTTTCCAGGCCATGCAAACGTGGATGACTCATCCTGCAGAAAAGGTATCACAAATGTAGTCTACTGTACACAGGAAGTCAGAAAAGAAGTGCTTTCAGCTCTTGAAATTATAGAACTATTTTCTAAAAATTGCATGGTGTATAACAAGACTTCAGATGTGAGCTGGACAAAACGATCAAAAGGTGAATTTACATGATGATGACCTTAAAAGCTACTAGGTTTCCTACAGGTTCTCCAATTTCCTTCTAGAGCCAGATTCTTCCAAGTTCTTCCCATTTCTTTCCTCTGTCAAAGCCCTGTCCTTGCCGTTTTTGCCTGgcttcccactgaagctaagcagggttgagcctggccagtacctggatgggagacctccaggggaaaactaaggttgctgctggaagtggtattagtgaggccagcaggtggtgctcaccctgtggtctgtgtggggcctaatgtcCCAGtgtagtgacggggacactgtACTATAAAAACTGCACAGTCTCTCAGATGAGGCGTTAAACTGAGGTcttgactctctgtggtcattaaaaactCCAGGACACTTCTTGTAAAGAGTAGAGGTATAACTCTTtccactctctcctctccattaATAGCTGGTGTGTAGTGGGCATTCTgctgcactatggctgccgtcgcatcatccaggtggatgctacacactaatggtggttgaggagatgcccccatactatgtaaaacatcccatccagggtgtattccacACCAAGATAAATGAAAAAGACTGAATAAACAAACTACAAAATGTACTTTGcacatataaataatatttagatgCTACAGAGGTCTCAATGCAGTACGGAACAGTTCTGCATGAAAATGGGACTATATAACAAAAGGTTTAGCTGAATCCAAAATCTTGGAATAGGACAGTGGTGGAACTCTTCTGAGGAACTTAAAATGGGCTGTACACATATAAAATTCACATAGAATCATAGAAAATATTTGAGAATTTCTACTGAAATTAACAGCAATATAATATTTACTTAGATTTCTCATAAGAAAATAAGTGCTGTAGTTCATTCTACATACCAAGCCTTTAGAAAAAGTACCAAAGAATCTGTGGGCTAACATTTAGTCTCTTCAAGTTAGCCTAAGAAAGCCTACAATTCTAATTTTGATCACAAAGCTCTCACATGTCTTTCTAACTAACATTTAGAAAGGCTAGAATTTGATATATTCTGTAGCACATataatttacacacagcacattttttaaaataatggatGCTCCGTGAGATGACTTTTTAATAACTAAAGAACATTGTCCCAGACCtgtgttctctaacaaactctggggcCTTTCacgaacaggtgtatttatattgagatcacatGACACTTTAATTGTATAAACTTGGACTCCAGTAAACTAATTATCTGACTTCAGATAGCAGTTCTAGGTTGTAACTGAACATGTAGAAAATTTCAAGGGAACTTTGCATactgtgccctccactaatatgggtacctttggtaaatatgagcaaagaaggctgtgaaattattgtttaaccttttgatcttttgttaaaataattcacaaaaatactctgctctcatggcacctcttctcctataatgcctgataaggttggagaatacacagcaagggatctgagaccattcctccacacagaatctttccagatccttcaaatttcgacaTCCATGCTTTGTttactctcctcttcagttcacctcacaggtgaacacaagaacaaaagtttaaacaataaagacaattttcacaaccgtctttgctcatatttaccaagggtgccaatattagtggagggcactgtaagtaCCCACAAGGGGGTTTAGTATTTATGTAAGCCAGTGTAGGTTCCATTAATGGACAGCACTAAAATGAGGTTCATACATACGATTGAAGCTTATGATGTCCTATGCAGAAATCTTTTCTTTTACCATTACATTTTCCCTCTGGATGAGTTGCTCTGAAGAACCAAAATAAACTTTCAGTGTGGTTATTTTGCCAGGGTCCAGAGGAATCTGGTTTTGAATCAATTGTATGtgtataaaaatgatttaagtAACACACTAACCATGAGATTTATTAAGATTCCAAGGTATAAAATTAACAGTATGTACCTATATAGTATACAAGGTAGAACTTCACTGTGATATCGTTTGTAGAATCACATTTATGTTTTAATCTTTGAATAAagtaaaacatgttatttagtTATGATTAATGTTATGGTAATGCCAGCCACATAAATACCATAAAGACCACTTGTGACAAGCAAATGTTATGATGATATGTATACATTGAAATGTCAGTGAACCATGCAAAACCCTAAAGCCACTGTGGTATTATATGTACACACTTATGCaaattaaaatgtgattttgGTTGCATGCATAATGCCTTGGAAGTATGATGAATTGTAAATTATCAAAGGGACAGTTCAGTGGCCATGCATCACTCCACTGCCTTATACCTTATTCATACACACAGTGCAATAGGTCTTGCATGTCATTAGAAATGAGGATGTCAGTGAGGTGAGAGAGAAGGCATATAACATTGCTGATGTTAAAACATATCACATACCCCAGCTCCAAGTTAAGTCACCTTATTGAgacaaaaagaggaaagaagaaaaacaccttaagaaagaaagaggactGTGCTGAAGTTACAGTTTTATTGCAGAAAAAATAGACTACAATGtgtaatcattttaattatgtaCTATTAATATACTACTATAGCACCTCATACTTCATACATGAAAATACTGAAACTACCTTATAAagcaaaaattttaaaaagcaccaGAAgtgaaaatgtaatgaaaagcAACACGTATGTAGTTTAAATGCTTTATTGTATTTTGTTCTACACATCATGATCAAGATACTCCATTCAAAATTGTTTAGCGATCCACAAAAGGTCCTTCCTTTGCACTTTTGCTTTGGTCTAAACACACATCTAAAGCCGCCGGACACTCTTACAGAAAACACTGGAATGTTTATGTAGTTAAGCACcattatttttcatgttttgctacagttttccactttgtaTGGTTGTAATTGCTTTACTATGTAATTATTGTGACACAAATAGAATGGAACCAAAcccaataaaatacaaaaatatcttCCTACCAAGAAAGAGTCATATTCTATTAATTTTACATACACTGTCTTAAATCCTTTTTTTCATGTCATCTGCACTTTCTTCCTagttggaaaaaaagaaaaaagaaagaaaaaaaagaaaaaagaaagaaaaaaaattctactgCAGGAGACAGGGAATAATTGTATCCAAATTATTGCTCATACCAATATCACACAAATTTGAAAGGATATTTAGAAAGATTTGTTTAAAATGCTGAAACCACACCTGTacagtataactatataaacGCCTATGCATCAATTGTCACATAAATATCACTATTTCTGCCATTTGTAGTTTTCACTGTCTCTTTCTGTAAAAGTAACATTTACCTCCTGAGCCCATAAACCCACGGCCGCATAAATACTACTAAAAGTCTGGTTAAAATTTAACAGAGGTTTTTAAGAACAAAATGTTCAGAGCCTGCATGATAGAAGGTCTTTGATGACTATTATAATGCGCTCTGCAGCCTGTGTTTATGGCTTCAGTGGGGTTTTAATCCTCCCACTCCATAGGCTGCAGTCTGTGATTAGTAGGCACCATATTGTGGCTATTATTCCGGACAGCAGCTTGGGTCTGCCTAGTTAGCTTGGTCAGTGCTGAGCCCCGGTGCTGTGTCATGGGCCTCTGCTTATGCCCCTGACTGACTTTGGTCAGGACCTGATCCAGCTCATTTGCCTCATCACTGGGTCTGGAACGAAGAAGGTATCTGATTGTTTGCAGATCCAAATCAGACCTGCAGTTTAAGTAGCTCTTCAGGTTCAGCTCTGGAAACACTTCTTTTCTCAGAGCTCGGATCAACTGAGCATCTGCATGATGCCTCCTGAGCCAAACAGATACATTTTTTTCCATGGCTATAAAACACAACGCATCATCATTTATAACAAACATCCCCATATAGGAGTTTGCATGGGGGTACTTCAAGACCGACGGATTGTTTCCAGTGGTGTAAAGCCCCTTGTTCTTCTGATGTTTCTCAGTGACTTGGCCCAAGTGCTGTTGCTTTGGATTGTTCCTCCACTTTTTAACAGCCCAAGGCTTTCTTTGGAGCTTTGGCAAAAGATGGTGCAGTTCTCCATCTGCAAGATCTGCAAGGTCTCCATTCAGTAGCTGTTGGATGACCAGCCTCCTCTGCATGGGAGACGCCACTGAAGTGGTACCATACAGTCCCCAACCTGCACCACACACAGGTTTAAAGAAGTTCAAACTTCAAActttaaaggtttaaaaaagTTCAAAGCCTTTACCTCAGCTGTAAAGGCTTTCTTCAAaccatgtacagtatgtcatgTTGGGAAAGCAGTAGACTGATCATCTTTTCACATAATCACAAAATTCAGCTTCAGAAGAAAGCAAACGCACCATGCAGAAAGAACCATAAGAACCAGGTGAAAATGGGATATGCCTATACATCATATCTTCATTTGCAGCGAAAGATACCAAGAATGCAGCAGCTGTGAAGTGATTTTATCTTTGATCATGCTAGTATAATAATGCCTTTTCTCTAGACTACTATATATACTCTCATCCCAGCATACAACATTTACAGCTTTCTCGTGGTTCTAACCAGAGTTTGAATGTCAGTTTTATGTCCATGGAAGCATCTAATTTGAAGTGTAACACACAGTAGTTCAACccactgagggaaaaaaaagcttgttGACAAAGAGTACAAGAAAGCATGCAGCCAGCAGGCTTTAGGGCATCACATAAGCAATGAGAACAAGAAGAGGGGCCTTAGAACAAGCCACATTCTCATATCAAACCAAGCAATTAATCAAGCAGCCACTGAACAAGTGAATTTACCATACATTTCCCGAAAGTAAGTATCCCATGCAGTACTCACCCTGCTGGAAGGAGACCAGAGCCACTCTGTTGTCCATTAGCTGGGGTTTACGGTAGTTCCCAAGCAGAGGCACTGGTGATGATTCTTGAGCATGAGAAGAGAACAGAGCAGTGGCTAAAGCCAAGTACTGTAAAAACACATGGCAAGAACAGAAACATAGCATTAATCAGAGATGGCTGTAATGGTTTTGTAGCTGAAATCATAACATAGCATTAATCAGAGATGGCTGTAATGGTTTTATAGCTGAAACTTAATAACTCATTATTAACTTTCTGCATTTCTATAAAGAGCTTTCTGCTTCAATGTTTCTGGAAAACTTAGCCTTTTTATCTTGATTCCATCTGCTGTGTTATTATAGCATTAAGTAGGAAAAGCTTAAAAACCTCTGCACTTAGTCGTAGTTAAGTTAGGGTGTGTCTGGTTTTTGCAGTTGTACCTGTCCACGAGAGATGCTGACTGGATTCCTAAACACCGTCCAGAGCACGCTGGGGTAGCAGGGGGGAGTGGTAAGAGAGCCATCATAACGGTAATACTCATCCAGACGGGCAGGAAGCAGTTCCCGGATATTAAAACCTGCCACCTGCACTTTCTGATCTGTAACATATAATAAGAACAAATGCAGAACAAATGTGAGCTTCAGCCTGGAGTtaggtacagtatataatatcatTAATGAACTCTTACTATTGCAAATcctaaattttaaaataaataaataaatcgaccTTTGTATTTAGTGCCTTTGACATATTTGAGGAACTGGTCGAAAGCAGGATTGAACTCTCCCAccttattattaaaaacaaacaaacaaacaaacaaacaaacaacattaaAATGGAGCACT
The genomic region above belongs to Ictalurus punctatus breed USDA103 chromosome 14, Coco_2.0, whole genome shotgun sequence and contains:
- the ca12 gene encoding uncharacterized protein ca12 isoform X2, with translation MHLAGLPYRYSAAQLHFHWGSSNMPIGSEHTINGKQFAAEMHLVHFNSAKYPNISLAVDKSDGLAVLGVFIEVGEFNPAFDQFLKYVKGTKYKDQKVQVAGFNIRELLPARLDEYYRYDGSLTTPPCYPSVLWTVFRNPVSISRGQYLALATALFSSHAQESSPVPLLGNYRKPQLMDNRVALVSFQQGWGLYGTTSVASPMQRRLVIQQLLNGDLADLADGELHHLLPKLQRKPWAVKKWRNNPKQQHLGQVTEKHQKNKGLYTTGNNPSVLKYPHANSYMGMFVINDDALCFIAMEKNVSVWLRRHHADAQLIRALRKEVFPELNLKSYLNCRSDLDLQTIRYLLRSRPSDEANELDQVLTKVSQGHKQRPMTQHRGSALTKLTRQTQAAVRNNSHNMVPTNHRLQPMEWED
- the ca12 gene encoding carbonic anhydrase 12 isoform X1, which codes for MGIMSFPLLIMILIAFPLSSNGGKWTYDGPDGEHHWSRNYPYCGGTFQSPINFQPELLRFDPDLLPIQLQNYNLSSKEQLTLSNNGHSVQLSLPSRMHLAGLPYRYSAAQLHFHWGSSNMPIGSEHTINGKQFAAEMHLVHFNSAKYPNISLAVDKSDGLAVLGVFIEVGEFNPAFDQFLKYVKGTKYKDQKVQVAGFNIRELLPARLDEYYRYDGSLTTPPCYPSVLWTVFRNPVSISRGQYLALATALFSSHAQESSPVPLLGNYRKPQLMDNRVALVSFQQGWGLYGTTSVASPMQRRLVIQQLLNGDLADLADGELHHLLPKLQRKPWAVKKWRNNPKQQHLGQVTEKHQKNKGLYTTGNNPSVLKYPHANSYMGMFVINDDALCFIAMEKNVSVWLRRHHADAQLIRALRKEVFPELNLKSYLNCRSDLDLQTIRYLLRSRPSDEANELDQVLTKVSQGHKQRPMTQHRGSALTKLTRQTQAAVRNNSHNMVPTNHRLQPMEWED
- the ca12 gene encoding carbonic anhydrase 12 isoform X3, giving the protein MGIMSFPLLIMILIAFPLSSNGGKWTYDGPDGEHHWSRNYPYCGGTFQSPINFQPELLRFDPDLLPIQLQNYNLSSKEQLTLSNNGHSVQLSLPSRMHLAGLPYRYSAAQLHFHWGSSNMPIGSEHTINGKQFAAEMHLVHFNSAKYPNISLAVDKSDGLAVLGVFIEVGEFNPAFDQFLKYVKGTKYKDQKVQVAGFNIRELLPARLDEYYRYDGSLTTPPCYPSVLWTVFRNPVSISRGQYLALATALFSSHAQESSPVPLLGNYRKPQLMDNRVALVSFQQGDLTWSWGALISLVVASGLGILFIITLIWCFLKNRSKADQETIKADGCKPLEGKEKSTGV